CGGGATGCTCAAATTTGGTATAATTTGGGAAATATACCCCCTGCGGTCATTTTTAGTcagcatataagttttgtctgaagtcaaaatATCCCTACTTTAACCAAACTTATAGAAGAAAGCATCAACATTCACATCGCCAACTCAATActgttagattcattatgaaatgaaGTTTCATAGTTCATATATTTAGTATTGTTGGTGGTGATATTTTAAAATATAAATTTAGTTagactttgcaaagtttgactagACCCAAATTTAATACACGGAGTGGAAAGACCGGAGGGGGTACATGCATGAAGCTCCTCAAATTGCATCAAACCTGTGCCACTGGTGTAAACTATACAGTAGGAAACACGACGTATGCGCATTTGAGCTGGAGATTAGAAGCATACTTTCGGGGGTAAGACGTGATTTTACTGTTTGTTTTTCGTTGACCTATATATATGTATTTATTTTTCTAGTGACTCCCATGACTCGATCAATGATGGGACGTGACTTCACCAGATGCTAGTAGTTCAAACAAAGCTGTACTCCACTCCAACAAAAGACCCACGTAACAAATCCACCTCCTGCTGCCATCTTAAAAAGGAGAGGGGTGAAACGCCCGCACGTAAAGGGCGACGGTGACCGCCGTGCTTCTGTTTCGCCAACACTTGGAAAGGGCACGCGGAGAAGATTTTCATGTCAACTTCGAATCATTTCTATTTTTTGGAGTTTGGATTAAGATTTTTGTGAAGGGTCGCATGATGTTGCCTCTTCCCTAGAATTCTCGTTGACATTCTCTAGCAGTCCTCCCTGGAAAAGAGGGGAGCTTAATTAAGAGCCGTGTTTTGACCATGCCGTGACGGCTTGCCGGCACAAAACAAAAGGAGCGACGTGCAGGGCTGCGAGCGTGCAACAATGTATGGGGCAAAAGGAGAAAACAATGCAGGATGAAGTTTTGATAAAAAAAATATGCCTTTAGCTCTTTATATGGAATTTTGTGGGGAAGAGAAAAATGTTTTCTGGGCTTGAGAGTGCATGCAACGTCAAGTTTGGAGCGACGTACATACATACATACCTGAGAGTTCAGTTACTGGGAGAAAGTCAGAAAGGATGAGCAGTGAACATAGTCGAGGAAGTGCATGGTGGCGTTACTGGAGCCCAGCCCGGCGACAGTTGCCGCCGTCAGCATGGCGCCTGGCTCAGAGAAGGGCTCACACGTACAACCCTCCCGGCCCTCTCTTCACGCCACGTACCCCCTCGCCCCGCaacgtctctctctccctccctccttccaCCGTGACCTGACTGACCCTCCTCCGTCTATATAAATGCAGCTCCGGTGCACCGATCTTACTTGGAACTCAGACAGGCAGACCGTCGTCACACACACAGTCGCGGCGAACAGCGGCTCCCGGAATTCCCTGGTGAGAAGGGCAGAGCGATCGAGCCATCACTCCGCCGGTAGCAGATGGGGAGGCAGCCGTGCTGCGACAAGGTGGGGCTGAAGAAGGGGCCGTGGACGGCGGAGGAGGACCAGAAGCTCGTCGGCTTCCTCCTCACCCACGGCCACTACTGCTGGCGCGTCGTCCCCAAGCTCGCAGGTGAGCCGACCCCAACGCGTGCATGCCATGCATGGAACCCGTCCATCAGTCCTCTGCTCCCGCTCCGGCTTGACGTTCTCACTTGGCATGGATATGTTGCACTGTGTGCGCAGGGCTGCTGAGGTGCGGGAAGAGCTGCAGGCTGAGGTGGACCAACTACCTGAGGCCCGACCTCAAGCGGGGGCTACTCTCCGACGAGGAGCAGCAGCTCGTCATCGACCTGCACGCGCAGCTCGGTAACAGGTGCGTGTCTAGTGTAGCTCGTGTTTTAATTTGGAGTCCCGGCCTCCTGCGGTGGCCGGCGGCGCTCATGGACCATGCCCATGGCGGTGCGCGCAGGTGGTCCAAGATCGCGGCGCAGCTGCCCGGAAGGACGGACAACGAGATCAAGAACCACTGGAACACCCACATCAAGAAGAAgctccgcaagatgggcatcgacccCGTCACCCACCGCCCGCTGGGCCAAGAGgcccctcctcccctgcaacatccgccgccgccgccgaccgccaccTCGTGGCAGCAGCTGGACGGCGCGGAGCGCTCACAGCAAGCGGAGGAGGAGGACGTGAAGGCGGTCCCGCTGATCCAGCCGCACGAGGTCACGGCGGTGCCGCCCACCGCGAGCAGCAACTGCTCTGTTTCCCCTGCCTCGGTCATCTCACCGTCCTGCTCCTCCTCGTCCGCGGCGTCCGGCCTGGAGGCGGCGGAGTGGCCGGAGCCCATGTACCTCCTCGGCATGGACGGCATCATGGACGTCGGCTCCGGCTGGGACGCCGGCTTCGTCGTCCCCGGTGGCCTGGGCGTCGACCCGTTCGACCACTACTACCCGGACCCCGCCGGCTTCGACCAAGGAGCCTGGCCGTGACGCCATCGATCCTACCAGCAATGCACATAGACCGATCATAGATCCGCTTCTTTCGCCAGTTCGATCTCCCGTTCTCCCCTCCCCTAGCTAGCAGCTTAGTTCCATGTCTGAATGTTACCGCCATGCCCACCTGAGCTTTTCTTGGAACTCGGAAGAAATGCATGATCAGGCCATGCCGATCCATGCTCGGGTGTTTGCTGAATGAATCTCGATAAAGGAAGAGGAAATCCCGACGACCGTGTTGTGATGCGAGCAGGGCTGGTCTGTATCGATCCGAACGTGGTATGCGCGCGTCTCTCTTGGCGAGATCGATGGATGCGCCGCGCAAACTGCCGGCGTGAGCGTCAGCGTGGGTGTGTCAGCTTCCGAGTTTGCATGCGGCGGTGCAGGAGACTTTTTGGGTCCGAGAAGGGGCTGATGGCGCCTATTGTCATGACGCGCGCGCGTGACGACGGCCGCGTCGCCGCTTCTTTGACCTTCTTggcaagcatgcatgcatgccaagCTCGTGGTTCATTTAGTGTTACGAGGTGGTTTGTTCACCCCGTTTGTTATGTATGCTCAACTATAAAAAGTTGACTAGTTTTACAACATCCTTGCTAGCCACCGGATGTGCATACAGACACGAACAGTAGTGAGACCACACGAGAAAAAAATGCTTTCTGAAGTGCTGCTGCGCAAGTCGAGCAAGGGAAATGATAGAGtataaaactactactttatagGCTAGGGTTTCAAAAACTTATCAGTTTTTATTTTTTCTCAGATAACTATCAAATGGGtagtcggctgtttcaaaaaacccaaaatcttcgttgttaaaaaattaaaaatcagtAATTTTTTGAAACCTTAGCCTGTAAAATAGTAGCTTTTTGCTATTTACTCGAAATGGTACGAAGGGCAAAGGTTCCCTTGAACACAGAATGTTCCAGTTGCTGTTCCTCTCGTGAAATGGGCTCGTGCTTGGCTGCCACAATATTCTTCGCAGGGGGGGAGTGACAAGTGTGTGATCCGTGGCAAGGTGAGGGATTGAGGGGTCTCAGGCCAGGTGCTTCTCCTGATGGCGACCATGATGCGCTTCAGTGGATAGCTGGTGCCACTGCTAGATGGGCAACCCCGCTTCCGGCCACCTGCAGCGTTGCCGTCCAGTACAGGCTCCAAATCACCGCGTATCggaattgttggtgatgatgattttTTTTTCCAGAGAGAACGATGATGTTTTTGGCAGCCCAGGCGATCTGATTTGGGCTTGTTTGTTAGTGGGGTTAACAGCTGTGTTTCTTCTTCTTGGAAGAATTCTTGTGGGCCAGAATTATTTTGCCAGCCCCGTCCACTAGCCCAGCCTTTACTTGTTGCAGCCCATTTGTTTAGATGTACTAGCTCTTGTTCATGGGAACAACTAGTTTTCTTGTCTCTTTTTGGtgaaaaagatcagatctattataaaagttctTCGAAAGTACagagcatctcaaacataataaattttctgatttaataaaaataatttcaaaaaaattaccgaaaaaggctttcgccctgctttatacATAAAGCAAACCGCCCAAGCCACAAACATACATACGGGTTCAGCCACAGCACGCCCAAGGCGCGGAGGTCCAACACACACACAAGCACGACACGAGGTACAAGGTTAATGCTGAGGGTACAGCTGAAcaagcccaaaaaaagaaaaagaaagtagGCCGACACATCGGAGATAGCTGGACGCCTAATCTGGCTCTGGAGGAGGCGGCGGAAGCGGAAGCGCCACACAGAAGGCCATCGCTCGAAGGTCGGAGATGAGAGTGTTGACGACGTTCCGATCCTGGatgcggctaagcggccgccaaagctgcaagaaaccaCACATTTTAAAAATGGCGCCAGTCGCACGACGAAGAGGAGATCGTTGGATGACAAGCCTATTGCGCACGATCCAGAGCGTCCAGGCTAGCACCCCAACACagagccacctaatgtggcggtgACGGGGGGCAGAGGCCTGAATCTCCGCCAACAAGTCGgggaagttggtgttgcaccaAGTTCCACCAACCACGGCGCAGAAGCATGACCAAAGGAACTGGGTGGTCACGCaagagaagaagatgtggttagcatcTTCAGCTACGCCACAGAGGGGCACAGGACATCGCCAGGCCCGTTGCGCTTGCGCACCTCAACACCAGAGGGCAAGCGACCACTGATCCACTGCCAGAGAAAGATCCTGACCTTCAATGGGAGGCGGATATCCCAAATCAAACTAAACGGCTCCAGGGCCATAGATGGGGCAATCGCTTGATAGAGGGACTTGGTCGATAAGCGGCCTGAAGACTAGTCGCCATGAGAGGGAGTCATCAGCGTTGCCCACGTCGAGAGGCTGAAGGGCGATGGCCTGAAGGAGAGCATCCCAAGCGGCGACCTCAAGGGGTCCAAAAGGTCGACGGAACgcaaggcgccctaagtcaataagggacACCTCCACGGAGACCCGAGGGTCGGCCGCGATGGTGAAAAGCTTGGGGAAGCGGGCGGCAAGAGGGAGATCGCCAACCAATCGGTCGAACCAAAACAAGGTCGAGGCACCCGATCCCACCGAGATGGACGTGCCGATGCGGAGCACTGGCATGAGTTGGACCACGGCTTGCCAGAATTGGGATCCTCCCGAGCGCTGGCAGAAGTCAAGGGGCTGGCCCCGAAGGTATTTGGAGCGAATGATGTCCAACCACAGGCCGCCCTCATCATTGGCGATCTGCCACAGCCACGTGTCAGGAGAGCAATATTCATGCGCCTAGAGGCCATGATCCCAAGACCTCCCTGGCGTTTGGGTTTGCAGATGTCTGGCCAGCTAACCATGTGGTATTCCTGCGTGTCCCCCTCGCCCGCCCAGAAGAATTTGGACTGGTATTTGGCAATCTCCTGATGCAGAGTCTCATGTAAGCTATAAAAGCTCATCAGGAaccacaggaggatggagagggaggagttgATGAGAATCACCTGGGCGGCCTTGGATAGCCACGTGCCCCTCCAAGGCTCCACCCGGTGCTGCAGGCGGGTTACGCTCGGCCGCAGGTCCGCCATCGTGAGCCTGGAATCGCTAATGGGAATCCCCAAATAAGTGATGGAGAAGGAGCCTAGTCAGCAGTTAAGACGATCGGCCATCCCATGGCACTCCTCCTAGGAGTAGCCAAGGATCATCACCTCGCTCTTGTCAAAGTTGATCGTGAGGCCCGGCATCTgctggaagcagaggaggaggaacttaAGGTTGGCGATGTCAGCATCCGAACCTTCgatcatgatgatggtgtcatctGCGTACTGAaggagggagacccctccccctcccaccagatggggcACCACCCCACGGGTATGGCCAGCAGCCTTGGCTTGATCGAGGACATCTGCCAGGGCATCAACCACCATGTTGAAGAGGAACAGGGAGAAGGGGTCGCCCTGGCGAACCCCACACAGGGTGGGGAAGTAGGGTCCAATCTCACCGTTAATGTTTATTGTTGTTCGACCGCACGAGACAAGCTGCATGACACGGGTGACCCACCGATCGTCCAAGCCCTTGCGGAGGAGGACTTCACGAAGGAATGATCACCTAACCGTGTCATAAGCTTTATGGAAGTCCAGCTTCAGAAATACCGCACGCTGGCGCTTTGCGTGGACTTCATGCAGGACTTCGTGGAACACCAACACCCCATCTAGGATGAACCGACCTTGGATGA
The sequence above is drawn from the Triticum aestivum cultivar Chinese Spring chromosome 7A, IWGSC CS RefSeq v2.1, whole genome shotgun sequence genome and encodes:
- the LOC123150367 gene encoding transcription factor MYB20 yields the protein MGRQPCCDKVGLKKGPWTAEEDQKLVGFLLTHGHYCWRVVPKLAGLLRCGKSCRLRWTNYLRPDLKRGLLSDEEQQLVIDLHAQLGNRWSKIAAQLPGRTDNEIKNHWNTHIKKKLRKMGIDPVTHRPLGQEAPPPLQHPPPPPTATSWQQLDGAERSQQAEEEDVKAVPLIQPHEVTAVPPTASSNCSVSPASVISPSCSSSSAASGLEAAEWPEPMYLLGMDGIMDVGSGWDAGFVVPGGLGVDPFDHYYPDPAGFDQGAWP